A single genomic interval of Armigeres subalbatus isolate Guangzhou_Male chromosome 1, GZ_Asu_2, whole genome shotgun sequence harbors:
- the LOC134207186 gene encoding uncharacterized protein LOC134207186, with protein sequence MALRRYHCLEKRLSKDPELAQVLEQKITDYINKGYIRKLSQKEIDQHSARTWYLPIFAVTNINKPGKVRLVWDAAATAFGKSLNSALLKGPDQTCSLFAILLRFREGRIGLTGDIREMFHQVLIREADQTSQRFFWKESTGEIGVYAMRVMTFGACCSPSSAQFVKNMNAERFRERSPAAYEAITKSHYVDDIFISVDSEEEAIQLANEVKNVHAAGGFEIRNWISNSTQVLATLNESTTEEKCLDLASEMSTEKVLGMWWNTASDVFTYKVGWDRYDSALLLGQRFPTKREVLQVLMTIYDPIGLIAHFLAFLKVILQEIWRSGTLWDETINEEAFCKWRLWLKVLPQVENVKIPRCYRDKIALDEANEIQLHTFVDASENAMAALVMLRIIEAREIECSLATAKTRVAPIKFTSIPRLELEAAMIGARLARTVSDSLSLQPTAKYYWSDSRDVLCWLNSDHRRYTQFVAYRVSEILESTEASEWRWIPSKQNVADDATKWDLLPNLSPDGRWFKGPDFLWQEENLWPQQLKQKCSTVNELRPSFVAVHQTLEPVICVENYSSWCKLVRIVAYVQRFLKNFQLKHLTKSPIMKESLSSDELCIAENYLLSQAQRAGYLDEFAILQRVKRNPCSTETIPSTSSLYQLAPWMDNHGVMRMKTRIGACQHATDNAKNPIILPRYHYTTTLIIKYYHEKYHHLNQETVVNEIRQKYRIPRLRVCLAQVRKSCQRCKNDRAIPQPPIMADLPPARLAAFTRPFTYVGVDYFGPIETVVGRRVEKRWGMLVTCLTIRAVHIEVVNSLTTSSCIMALRNFIARRGTPRKIYSDRGTNFIGTNRELKTVEKTLGHEELMKEFVSAELEWIFNPPMSPHMGGSWERLIRTVKTNLLAVCSMKKLSDEVLRNLVTEIENTVNSCPLTHVPIDHYSAPALTPNHFLLGSSDGCKPLSVCDDTGNALAQNWSTSQILANRYWRRWVTDYLPEITRRTKWHQTTKPISVDDVAIIVDPKLPRNCWPKGRIISVRIGKDRQIRSATLQTASGVYERPTAKLAILDVRCD encoded by the coding sequence ATGGCTTTGCGTCGGTACCACTGTCTTGAAAAACGTCTATCTAAAGACCCAGAGCTGGCACAGGTtctcgaacaaaaaatcacagacTACATAAACAAAGGATACATACGGAAGCTTTCCCAAAAGGAAATTGATCAGCACTCCGCCCGCACTTGGTATCTGCCCATATTTGCGGTGACGAATATAAATAAACCGGGAAAGGTAAGATTGGTGTGGGATGCGGCAGCTACCGCCTTCGGCAAGTCACTCAATTCTGCTTTGCTCAAGGGTCCAGATCAAACGTGCTCTCTATTTGCAATTTTGCTCAGATTTAGAGAAGGACGCATCGGACTAACCGGGGATATACGAGAGATGTTCCACCAGGTGCTAATCAGGGAAGCAGATCAAACTAGCCAGCGATTCTTCTGGAAAGAAAGTACAGGTGAGATAGGGGTTTACGCTATGCGGGTCATGACCTTTGGTGCGTGCTGCTCCCCCAGTAGTGCGCAGTTCGTTAAAAACATGAACGCAGAACGGTTCAGAGAACGATCTCCGGCGGCATATGAAGCTATAACGAAGTCCCATTACGTCGACGACATCTTCATCAGCGTAGATTCCGAAGAAGAAGCTATTCAACTAGCAAATGAAGTAAAAAACGTTCATGCAGCAGGAGGATTTGAGATCAGAAATTGGATAAGCAATTCTACTCAAGTTCTTGCAACACTCAACGAATCAACCACTGAAGAGAAATGCCTTGATCTAGCATCCGAAATGTCAACTGAGAAAGTATTGGGAATGTGGTGGAACACAGCATCCGATGTGTTCACGTATAAGGTAGGATGGGATCGATACGACAGCGCTTTGCTACTAGGTCAGCGATTCCCTACGAAACGGGAAGTTCTTCAAGTACTGATGACAATATATGATCCCATCGGCTTGATTGctcattttctcgcatttttgAAAGTcatccttcaagaaatctggCGATCTGGTACTCTATGGGATGAAACCATCAACGAGGAAGCGTTCTGCAAATGGCGTCTTTGGTTGAAAGTTCTCCCACAGGTAGAAAATGTTAAGATACCCCGATGCTACCGAGATAAAATAGCTCTAGATGAAGCAAATGAAATTCAGTTGCACACATTTGTTGATGCCAGCGAAAATGCAATGGCAGCCCTTGTCATGCTAAGAATCATCGAAGCGAGGGAAATCGAATGCTCCTTAGCTACCGCCAAAACACGAGTAGCTCCGATAAAATTCACGTCCATTCCCAGGTTGGAGCTTGAAGCTGCAATGATCGGAGCAAGATTAGCTCGAACAGTCAGTGATTCACTGTCTCTACAACCTACAGCGAAGTATTACTGGTCTGATTCGCGCGACGTGCTTTGTTGGCTAAATTCGGATCACCGGAGATATACTCAGTTCGTTGCCTACCGTGTCAGTGAAATACTCGAGTCAACGGAAGCAAGTGAGTGGCGATGGATACCTAGCAAGCAGAATGTCGCGGACGATGCCACAAAATGGGATTTATTACCGAATTTATCTCCAGATGGCCGCTGGTTCAAAGGGCCTGATTTCCTCTGGCAAGAGGAAAATCTATGGCCGCAACAATTAAAGCAGAAATGTTCGACCGTCAACGAACTTCGTCCCTCATTTGTAGCAGTGCATCAAACGCTAGAACCAGTCATCTGTGTTGAAAACTACTCCAGCTGGTGCAAACTAGTCAGAATTGTCGCTTACGTCCAacgtttcttgaaaaatttccaaCTTAAGCACTTAACCAAGTCGCCAATAATGAAAGAATCTTTGTCCAGTGATGAGCTTTGCATAGCAGAAAATTACCTATTGAGCCAAGCTCAGCGGGCAGGATATTTGGATGAGTTCGCTATTCTCCAACGGGTCAAACGTAATCCGTGCTCGACAGAGACAATTCCAAGTACCAGCTCCCTCTATCAACTTGCACCATGGATGGATAACCATGGAGTTATGCGAATGAAAACACGTATTGGTGCCTGTCAACATGCTACTGACAACGCAAAGAACCCCATCATTCTTCCTCGATACCATTACACCACCACCcttattataaaatattatcATGAAAAATACCACCACTTAAATCAAGAAACTGTTGTGAATGAAATCCGACAGAAGTATAGAATTCCACGTCTGCGAGTATGTCTTGCTCAAGTAAGGAAATCATGCCAGCGCTGCAAGAACGACCGGGCTATCCCACAGCCTCCGATCATGGCCGACCTCCCGCCGGCACGTCTAGCCGCATTTACACGTCCATTTACATATGTAGGCGTGGATTATTTTGGTCCAATTGAAACTGTAGTAGGTCGACGAGTAGAGAAGCGCTGGGGAATGCTGGTGACCTGTTTGACAATACGCGCAGTACACATCGAAGTTGTTAACTCACTAACTACGAGCTCTTGCATCATGGCACTTCGCAACTTTATTGCACGTAGGGGCACACCGCGAAAAATTTACAGCGATCGCGGGACGAACTTCATCGGCACAAATCGAGAATTAAAGACAGTAGAGAAGACGCTAGGTCATGAAGAGCTAATGAAGGAGTTCGTCAGTGCAGAGCTAGAATGGATATTCAACCCCCCAATGTCCCCCCACATGGGTGGTAGTTGGGAACGACTTATACGTACAGTAAAAACCAACTTGTTAGCCGTGTGTTCAATGAAAAAACTGTCAGATGAAGTCCTACGAAATCTAGTAACAGAAATCGAAAACACTGTAAATTCCTGTCCGCTAACGCATGTACCAATTGACCATTACTCCGCCCCCGCTCTAACACCAAACCATTTTCTGCTGGGATCTTCCGATGGCTGCAAACCGCTCAGTGTGTGCGACGATACTGGGAACGCCTTAGCCCAGAATTGGAGTACGTCGCAAATCCTGGCCAATAGATATTGGCGCCGCTGGGTTACGGATTACCTCCCAGAAATTACTCGTCGAACTAAGTGGCACCAGACCACAAAACCAATATCTGTAGACGATGTTGCAATTATTGTGGATCCTAAGCTGCCCCGAAACTGCTGGCCGAAGGGGAGAATAATCAGTGTCCGTATTGGGAAGGATAGGCAAATCCGTTCCGCCACCCTGCAAACTGCTTCAGGAGTCTACGAAAGGCCGACGGCGAAGCTGGCGATTCTTGATGTTCGGTGCGATTAG
- the LOC134212566 gene encoding LOW QUALITY PROTEIN: large subunit GTPase 1 homolog (The sequence of the model RefSeq protein was modified relative to this genomic sequence to represent the inferred CDS: inserted 3 bases in 2 codons): MGKKKANQLGRSLIKDRFGQGNRKTVDNNSMLHTTEVQDGYDWGRLNXDFLRTAELPGTEFQAEKLNITYVNPKVKIGLLTTNERVAIVRRQVDKKGLLKIPRRPKWTKETTPEELQTMENENFLDWRRGLAALQEEDGMLMTPYERNLDFWRQLWRVVERSDIVVQIVDGRNPLLFRSEDLERYVKEVDERKMNMILINKSDFLNEDQRTAWARYFDEQGVRVAFFSAAQSVEEAEREQEEREADEGQDEEDGEVDEELGEKLKSLEVKVDQAEKCVEKLEEKIEELTDDGSASSSLDSTSIVLNSSKILTNTELIALFKDLHKEERVTKGLVTVGLVGHPNVGKSSTINAVFLEKKVSVSATPGKTKHFQTLYVDSELLFCDCPGLVXPSFCTTKADMILNGILPIDQMRDHVPPVNLLCTLIPRHILEDTYGIMITKPLEAEDPNRPPFAEEFLLAFAYNRGYMTANGQPDQSRGSRYVLKDFVNGKLLYCHAPPNADQKEFHEFPERQKGEVDVKKMGTTTGLDVDNQFFHQRSATGFIKGRSDFPNVRVPGAAKPQQEAGVIVAGKPWKHQKREKLRRKYAHLDQH, from the exons ATGGGCAAAAAGAAGGCTAATCAACTGGGTCGGTCCCTAATTAAAGACCGTTTCGGTCAAGGAAACCGAAAGACCGTAGATAACAATAGTATGCTTCACACAACCGAGGTCCAGGATGGATACGATTGGGGACGGTTGAA GGATTTTTTACGAACGGCCGAACTGCCAGGTACGGAATTCCAAGCGGAAAAACTGAACATCACCTACGTCAACCCGAAGGTAAAGATTGGACTGCTGACTACAAACGAACGTGTGGCCATCGTACGGAGGCAGGTGGATAAGAAAGGATTGCTAAAGATTCCGAGGAGGCCAAAATGGACGAAAGAGACAACCCCCGAAGAGTTGCAAACGATGGAAAATGAGAATTTTCTGGACTGGAGACGGGGATTGGCTGCGCTACAGGAGGAGGACGGGATGTTGATGACTCCGTACGAACGGAACCTCGACTTCTGGAGGCAGTTGTGGAGAGTGGTGGAGCGGTCGGATATAGTGGTGCAGATTGTGGACGGTCGTAATCCGTTGCTTTTCCGGAGTGAAGATTTGGAACGGTATGTGAAGGAGGTAGACGAACGTAAGATGAacatgattttgatcaa caagtcGGACTTTTTAAACGAGGATCAACGCACGGCTTGGGCACGGTATTTTGACGAGCAGGGTGTTAGGGTGGCGTTTTTCTCGGCGGCTCAGTCCGTGGAAGAAGCAGAGCGAGAACAAGAGGAACGAGAAGCTGACGAAGGGCAGGATGAGGAGGACGGAGAAGTTGATGAGGAGCTGGGTGAAAAACTGAAGAGTTTAGAGGTGAAAGTCGATCAAGCGGAAAAA TGTGTGGAAAAGTTGGAGGAGAAAATCGAAGAGCTTACGGATGATGGTAGCGCGAGCTCATCGTTGGATTCCACTTCCATAGTACTTAATAGttcaaaaattttaacaaatacTGAACTAATCGCGTTGTTCAAAGATTTGCACAAAGAAGAACGAGTAACCAAAGGTTTGGTCACAGTCGGTTTAGTTGGTCATCCAAACGTCGGCAAAAGCAGTACAATCAATGCCGTGTTCCTAGAGAAGAAAGTATCCGTTTCGGCCACTCCCGGCAAAACCAAACATTTCCAGACACTTTACGTGGACAGTGAACTATTGTTCTGCGATTGCCCGGGTTTGG AGCCGAGCTTCTGCACCACGAAGGCGGATATGATCCTAAACGGTATTCTACCAATCGATCAGATGCGAGACCATGTTCCTCCGGTGAATTTGTTGTGTACGCTCATTCCAAGGCACATCCTGGAAGACACGTACGGAATCATGATAACGAAACCGTTGGAGGCCGAGGACCCGAATCGTCCACCGTTTGCCGAAGAATTCTTGCTAGCGTTTGCCTACAATCGGGGTTATATGACTGCTAATGGACAGCCGGATCAGTCCCGGGGATCGCGATACGTCTTAAAGGACTTCGTCAACGGAAAGTTGTTGTACTGCCATGCTCCACCGAATGCAGACCAGAAGGAGTTTCATGAGTTTCCGGAGCGGCAGAAGGGAGAAGTTGACGTTAAGAAGATGGGCACCACAACTGGCCTCGACGTGGACAATCAATTCTTCCACCAACGCTCCGCCACAGGATTCATCAAGGGTCGCAGTGATTTCCCAAACGTTCGGGTACCGGGTGCAGCAAAACCGCAGCAGGAAGCGGGTGTAATCGTGGCGGGCAAACCGTGGAAACATCAGAAACGGGAAAAGCTCCGCAGGAAGTATGCCCATCTTGATCAGCATTGA